The Doryrhamphus excisus isolate RoL2022-K1 chromosome 1, RoL_Dexc_1.0, whole genome shotgun sequence genome includes a window with the following:
- the LOC131098773 gene encoding trace amine-associated receptor 1-like, which produces MSISIICGNLLVITSIIYFKQLHTPTNYLILSLAVADLLLGALVLQFNMALSVNSCIYFGDVFYRYYAVCQPLTYKIKINAQVVGIMILVIWVFAAVCGFGVIFMGLKDTICESRCFLFHIPNSNVAGSVISFYLPVIILLGIYLKILTVALKQAQSIQSTKTARTERVSKMERKATKTLVIVMGVFLLCWTPFFLSLTFNPLTGYSIPLPVVEMLLWLGWSNSMFNPFVYGFFYSWFRAAFKMIISGKVFSGNYTNCKLS; this is translated from the exons ATGTCTATTAGCATAATATGTGGTAACCTCCTGGTAATCACGTCTATCATTTACTTCAAGCAGCTCCACACTCCAACCAACTACCTCATCCTGTCTCTGGCTGTCGCTGACCTACTCTTGGGTGCTTTGGTTTTGCAGTTCAACATGGCTCTGTCTGTCAATTCCTGTATATATTTCGGGGACGTATTTT ACAGGTATTACGCCGTGTGTCAGCCTCTGACTTATAAAATTAAGATAAACGCTCAAGTGGTTGGGATCATGATCCTGGTAATTTGGGTTTTTGCCGCGGTATGTGGATTCGGTGTCATATTCATGGGGCTTAAAGACACTATCTGTGAAAGTCGgtgctttttatttcatattccaaatTCAAACGTCGCCGGTTCTGTTATCTCGTTTTACCTGCCGGTGATCATCCTGCTcggcatttatttaaaaatattaactgTGGCGCTGAAACAGGCACAAAGCATCCAAAGCACAAAAACTGCACGAACTGAACGAGTGAgtaaaatggaaagaaaagcCACAAAAACGCTGGTTATTGTGATGGGAGTTTTTCTTCTCTGTTGGAcccctttttttctctccttaaCTTTTAATCCTCTCACCGGTTATTCAATTCCGCTCCCCGTAGTTGAAATGCTGCTTTGGCTCGGATGGTCAAATTCAATGTTTAATCCGTTTGTTTATGGTTTCTTTTATTCGTGGTTCCGAGCggcttttaaaatgattatttcagGGAAAGTATTCAGTGGCAATTATACAAACTGTAAACTGAGTTAA
- the LOC131133980 gene encoding trace amine-associated receptor 1-like: MEFIVNESYYSYFCNESEQQFCLMTITPSVTRMFLYMFVGSTMSISIICGNLLVITSIIYFKQLHTPTNYLILSLAVADLLLGALVLQFNMALSVNSCIYFGDIFYRYYAVCQPLTYKTKITGQVVGIMILVIWVFAAVCGFGVIFMGLKDTICESRCFLFHIPNSNVAGSVISFYLPVIILLGIYLKILTVALKQAQSIQSTQTGRNERVSKIERKATKTLVIVMGVFLLCWTPFFLSLTFNPLTGYSIPLPVVEMLLWLGWSNSMFNPFVYGFFYSWFRAAFRIIISGKVFSGNYRNCKLH, from the exons ATGGAATTTATTGTCAATGAGAGTTATTACTCGTATTTCTGTAATGAATCCGAACAACAGTTTTGCTTGATGACAATAACCCCCTCTGTAACACGTATGTTCTTGTACATGTTCGTCGGTAGTACTATGTCTATCAGCATAATATGCGGTAACCTCCTGGTAATCACGTCTATCATTTACTTCAAGCAGCTCCACACTCCAACCAACTACCTCATCCTGTCTCTGGCTGTCGCTGACCTACTCTTGGGTGCTTTGGTTTTGCAGTTCAACATGGCTCTGTCTGTCAATTCCTGTATATATTTCGGGGACATATTTT ACAGGTATTACGCCGTGTGTCAGCCTCTGACTTATAAAACTAAGATAACCGGTCAAGTGGTTGGGATCATGATCCTGGTAATTTGGGTTTTCGCCGCGGTATGTGGATTCGGTGTCATATTCATGGGGCTTAAAGACACTATCTGTGAAAGTCGGTGCTTTTTATTTCACATTCCAAATTCAAACGTTGCCGGTTCTGTTATCTCGTTTTACCTGCCGGTGATCATCCTGCTcggcatttatttaaaaatattaactgTGGCGCTGAAACAGGCACAAAGCATCCAAAGCACACAAACTGGACGAAATGAACGAGTGAGTAAAATAGAAAGAAAAGCCACAAAAACGCTGGTTATTGTGATGGGAGTTTTTCTTCTCTGTTGGACCCCTTTCTTTCTCTCCTTAACTTTTAATCCTCTCACCGGTTATTCAATTCCGCTACCCGTGGTTGAAATGCTGCTTTGGCTCGGATGGTCAAATTCAATGTTTAATCCGTTTGTTTATGGTTTCTTTTATTCGTGGTTTCGAGCTGCTTTCAGAATTATTATTTCAGGGAAAGTATTCAGTGGCAATTACAGAAACTGTAAACTGCATTGA
- the LOC131131167 gene encoding trace amine-associated receptor 1-like, producing the protein MDFIVNESYYSYFCNESEQQFCLMTITPSVTRMFLYMFVGSTMSISIICGNLLVITSIIYFKQLHTPTNYLILSLAVADLLLGALVLQFNMALSVNSCIYFGDVFCKMRRSFDISLMMTSILNLCCISIDRYYAVCQPLTYKTKINARVVGIMILVIWVFAAVCGFSIMFVGLKDAVCEGRCFIFHIPSSNIVASVISFYLPVIIMLCFYLKILTVALKQAQSIQSTKTAQTEQVSKMERKATKTLVIVMGVFLLCWTPFFLSLTFNPLSGYSIPLPLVEMLLWLGWSNSIFNTFVYGFFYSWFRAAFRIIISGKVFSGNYRNCKLH; encoded by the coding sequence ATGGATTTTATTGTCAATGAGAGTTATTACTCGTATTTCTGTAATGAATCCGAACAACAGTTTTGCTTGATGACAATAACCCCGTCTGTAACACGTATGTTCTTGTACATGTTCGTCGGTAGTACTATGTCTATCAGCATAATATGCGGTAACCTCCTGGTAATCACGTCTATCATTTACTTCAAGCAGCTCCACACTCCAACCAACTACCTCATCCTGTCTCTGGCTGTTGCTGACCTACTCTTGGGTGCTTTGGTTTTGCAGTTCAACATGGCTCTGTCTGTCAATTCCTGTATATATTTCGGGGACGTATTTTGTAAAATGCGGCGAAGTTTTGATATTTCGCTGATGATGACCTCCATTCTTAACTTGTGTTGTATTTCCATCGACAGGTATTACGCCGTGTGTCAGCCTCTGACTTATAAAACTAAGATAAATGCTCGAGTGGTTGGGATCATGATCCTGGTAATTTGGGTTTTTGCCGCGGTATGTGGATTCAGTATCATGTTTGTGGGACTTAAAGACGCTGTCTGTGAAGGCCGGTGCTTCATATTTCACATTCCAAGTTCAAACATTGTCGCCTCTGTTATCTCGTTTTACCTGCCAGTGATCATCATGCTATGcttctatttaaaaatattaactgTGGCGCTGAAACAGGCACAAAGCATCCAAAGCACAAAAACTGCACAAACTGAACAAGTCAgtaaaatggaaagaaaagcCACAAAAACGCTGGTTATTGTGATGGGAGTTTTTCTTCTCTGTTGGAcccctttttttctctccttaaCTTTTAATCCTCTCAGTGGTTATTCAATTCCGTTACCTCTAGTTGAAATGCTGCTTTGGCTCGGATGGtcaaattctatttttaatacGTTTGTTTATGGCTTCTTTTATTCGTGGTTTCGAGCTGCTTTCAGAATTATTATTTCAGGGAAAGTATTCAGTGGCAATTACAGAAACTGTAAACTGCATTGA
- the LOC131098789 gene encoding trace amine-associated receptor 4-like: MSISIICCNLLVITSIIYFKQLHTPTNYLILSLAVADLLLGALVLQFNMALSVNSCICFGDVFYRYYAVCQPLTYKTKITGQVVGIMILVIWVFSALSGFGLTFVGLKDTICEGRCFVFHIPNGFVGPIVSFYLPVIILLGIYLKILTVALKQAQSIQSTQTARTERVSKMERKATKTLVIVMGVFLLCWTPFFLSLTFNPLSGYSIPLPLSEMLLWLGWSNSIFNPFVYGFFYSWFRAAFRIIISGKVFSGNYRNCKLH, from the exons ATGTCTATCAGCATAATATGTTGTAACCTCCTGGTAATCACGTCTATCATTTACTTCAAGCAGCTCCACACTCCAACCAACTACCTCATCCTGTCTCTGGCTGTCGCTGACCTACTCTTGGGTGCTTTGGTTTTGCAGTTCAACATGGCTCTGTCTGTCAATTCCTGTATATGTTTCGGGGACGTATTTT ACAGGTATTACGCCGTGTGTCAGCCTCTGACTTATAAAACTAAGATAACCGGTCAAGTGGTTGGGATCATGATCCTGGTAATTTGGGTTTTTTCTGCTCTTTCTGGATTCGGTCTTACATTTGTGGGGCTTAAAGACACTATCTGTGAAGGCCGGTGCTTCGTATTTCACATTCCGAATGGATTTGTGGGGCCTATTGTTTCGTTTTACCTGCCGGTGATCATCCTGCTcggcatttatttaaaaatattaactgTGGCGCTGAAACAGGCACAAAGCATCCAAAGCACACAAACTGCACGAACTGAACGAGTGAgtaaaatggaaagaaaagcCACAAAAACGCTGGTTATTGTGATGGGAGTTTTTCTTCTCTGTTGGAcccctttttttctctccttaaCTTTTAATCCTCTCAGTGGTTATTCAATTCCGCTACCTCTGAGTGAAATGCTGCTTTGGCTCGGATGGtcaaattctatttttaatcCGTTTGTTTATGGTTTCTTTTATTCGTGGTTTCGAGCTGCTTTCAGAATTATTATTTCAGGGAAAGTATTCAGTGGCAATTACAGAAACTGTAAACTGCATTGA
- the LOC131098805 gene encoding trace amine-associated receptor 1-like, translated as MDSIINGTDAINAMHPCYESYNASLIFTNHPSLTCVFVYCVLGLLSVTTICGNLLVIIAVIYFQKLHTPTNYFILSLSVADLLVGVLVFPFSMAFTVTSCLDHKDFIYRYYAVCQPLTYRSKINVQVALMMILLCWVIAAMIGIGIIIGGYSQGTCEEMCSVNVILSNIMGPVLAFYLPAVIMSCIYLKIFFVAQRQVNSIQSSKSVSKLERKATKTLAIVMGVFLLFMSPYFFCVVFQPLFADAPSIPVIETLNWLTLSNSMLNPFIYAFFYNWFRSAFKMIITGKIFQGDFADCTLM; from the exons ATGGATTCCATCATCAACGGGACCGACGCTATAAACGCCATGCATCCTTGTTATGAATCCTACAATGCATCCTTAATATTCACAAACCATCCTTCTTTAACGTGCGTTTTTGTGTATTGTGTCCTTGGGTTATTGTCCGTGACTACAATATGCGGCAACCTTCTCGTGATTATCGCTGTCATTTACTTCCAAAAACTTCACACTCCGACTAATTATTTcattctgtctctttctgtagCTGATTTACTTGTCGGTGTTTTAGTTTTTCCCTTCAGTATGGCTTTtaccgtcacttcctgtcttgacCACAAGGATTTCATCT ATAGATATTACGCCGTTTGTCAGCCTTTAACGTATCGATCAAAAATAAACGTTCAAGTGGCTTTGATGATGATTCTATTGTGCTGGGTTATTGCCGCTATGATCGGAATCGGTATTATCATAGGAGGATATAGCCAAGGAACCTGTGAGGAAATGTGTTCcgttaatgttattttatccAATATTATGGGACCGGTTTTAGCGTTTTATCTCCCGGCGGTTATTATGAGCTGCATCTACTTGAAGATCTTCTTCGTGGCTCAGAGGCAAGTGAACAGCATCCAGAGTTCAAAGTCTGTGAGTAAACTGGAACGGAAAGCTACCAAAACTCTAGCGATTGTCATGGGAGTGTTCCTGTTGTTTATGTCGCCTTACTTTTTCTGCGTGGTCTTTCAGCCGCTATTCGCCGACGCTCCGTCGATTCCTGTGATCGAGACGTTAAACTGGCTGACGTTATCCAACTCAATGCTGAATCCGTTTATATACGCTTTCTTTTATAACTGGTTCCGCTCTGCTTTCAAAATGATCATAACCGGGAAGATATTTCAAGGGGATTTTGCTGATTGTACATTGATGTGA
- the LOC131098821 gene encoding trace amine-associated receptor 1-like, which yields MQQDSTINGTNAFIASHPCYESNNTSLIFTSTPSLICISVYCVLGLLSVATICGNLLVIISVVYFKQLHTPTNYLILSLSVADLLVGVLVFPSSMAFTVTSCLYREDLAYRYYAVCQPLMYKSKINHQVALMMIGVCWGISALIAIGIIFGGFSQGTCNGGTCSVDIVLAHTMGPVFGFYLPAVIMSCIYLKIFFVAQRQVNSIQSMKCFTKMERKATKTLAIVMGVFLICMTPYFFSVVFQPLFRRPPSVAVIETLNWLTLSNSMLNPFIYAFFYNWFRSAFKTIITGRIFQGDFTNMGLFG from the exons ATGCAACAGGATTCCACCATCAATGGAACTAATGCATTTATTGCCTCACATCCTTGCTATGAATCTAATAATACATCTTTGATATTTACAAGCACCCCTTCTTTAATATGTATCTCTGTTTATTGCGTCCTTGGTTTGTTGTCCGTCGCTACAATTTGCGGGAATCTTCTCGTGATTATTTCTGTGGTTTACTTCAAACAACTTCACACTCCGACtaattatcttattttatctttatcTGTAGCGGATCTGCTCGTGGGCGTTTTAGTTTTTCCTTCCAGCATGGCTTTTACTGTCACATCCTGTTTGTATCGTGAGGATTTAGCTT ATAGATATTATGCAGTGTGTCAGCCTTTAATGTATAAATCGAAAATAAACCATCAAGTCGCTTTAATGATGATTGGCGTGTGCTGGGGGATTTCTGCACTGATAGCAATCGGAATAATATTCGGAGGATTTAGTCAAGGAACTTGTAACGGAGGAACGTGTTCTGTGGATATAGTTTTGGCTCACACAATGGGACCGGTTTTTGGGTTTTACCTCCCCGCGGTGATTATGAGCTGCATCTACTTGAAGATTTTCTTTGTGGCTCAAAGACAAGTGAACAGCATCCAGAGTATGAAATGTTTCACAAAAATGGAACGAAAAGCCACCAAAACTCTAGCGATTGTTATGGGAGTCTTCCTGATATGCATGACGCCGTATTTTTTTTCCGTCGTCTTTCAGCCGTTGTTCCGCAGACCTCCATCCGTCGCCGTGATCGAAACGTTAAACTGGTTGACTTTATCCAATTCGATGCTGAATCCGTTCATTTATGCTTTCTTTTACAACTGGTTCCGCTCTGCTTTCAAAACGATTATAACTGGGAGAATATTTCAAGGGGATTTTACCAATATGGGTTTATTTGGATGA
- the LOC131098837 gene encoding trace amine-associated receptor 1-like gives MEPEPTVNKTDIYNYIHPCYVLDNTTYVFASNPSIVCVSLYVFLGLLSVCTICGNLLVIMAVIYFRQLHSPTNYLILSLAVADLLVGVLVFPFSMAFTVFSCWYHEGLFYRYYAVCRPLTYRSIINYRVIGVMVFVSWGVSALIGIGITVAGFNQGKCEESCLMDALISTTLACIFSFYIPVIIMLSIYLTIFLVAQKQVRLIQTTTCQSTKSGTVSKMERKATKTLAIVMGVFILCWTPYFVCIIFQPLTFNVTPVAVIETLNWLTLSNSMLNPFIYAFFYSWFRTAFRLIITGKIFYGDFTNTKLF, from the exons ATGGAGCCAGAACCGACCGTCAACAAGACcgatatttataattatattcatCCCTGCTATGTATTAGATAATACGACTTATGTATTTGCAAGTAATCCTTCAATTGTATGCGTTTCTTTGTATGTTTTTCTCGGCTTATTATCCGTTTGCACAATATGTGGAAACCTTCTGGTAATAATGGCCGTCATTTACTTCAGACAGCTCCACAGCCCCACTAACTACCTCATTCTGTCTTTAGCCGTGGCCGATCTGCTGGTGGGGGTTCTGGTTTTTCCTTTCAGTATGGCGTTCACCGTGTTCTCCTGTTGGTATCACGAAGGCCTCTTTT ACAGGTACTATGCCGTGTGTCGGCCTCTGACTTATAGAAGTATAATAAATTACCGTGTTATCGGCGTCATGGTCTTTGTAAGCTGGGGTGTTTCTGCGCTAATAGGAATCGGTATCACCGTTGCAGGATTTAATCAAGGAAAATGCGAAGAAAGTTGCTTAATGGATGCGTTGATATCTACCACCCTGGCATGTATATTCTCCTTTTACATCCCAGTCATTATCATGCTTAGTATCTACTTAACAATATTTCTTGTTGCGCAAAAACAAGTCCGGCTCATCCAGACCACAACATGTCAGAGTACAAAGTCAGGAACTGTCAgtaaaatggaaagaaaagctACCAAAACTTTAGCTATAGTCAtgggtgtttttattttatgttggaCGCCCTACTTCGTTTGTATCATTTTTCAACCGTTAACATTTAACGTAACGCCGGTTGCTGTGATCGAAACACTAAACTGGCTAACGCTTTCTAATTCCATGCTTAATCCCTTTATTTATGCTTTCTTTTACAGCTGGTTCAGGACAGCTTTTAGACTGATTATCACCGGAAAGATATTTTATGGGGATTTTACCAACACaaaattattttga